GCTTTTTTTGTAGCTCGCTAAAGCCTGTTGGTAGTAGTCTAATACTTTTTGATATTCGCCCTGTTTTTTATATACAATACCAATATTACTGAGTACCATTGGTGCTAAATCAGAATCTTTGGTTTGGTTTTCGTAAATTTTTAATGCTTGAAAATAATACTGAAGGGCGGTATCAAAATTTGCTATTTCATCATGTATAATTCCCAAATTATTATAGGTATTGGCAAGGGCTATACTATCACCCAGCAAGCTATTTATAGCTATACTTTTTTGGTGATAATAACGCGCACTATCGTAAACGGCTAAGGCCTGAAATGCGCTTGCCATACTATGATATACCGATGCTTTTAAACGCTTATCTTCTACCTTTTCAACTTCAACGAGTGCTTTTTTTGCATACCATAGTGCACTATCTACTTGAATGTTTCTGTAGTGCCATGAAATTTCATTTAAGGTACCTATAAGCGCTTTTTCTTTTTGGGTTTTTGAAATTAGCAGCAAACTATCAAGTTCTGCTTGTTGCGCATTGATTTTTACTAAAGAAAATAAAACTAAAAAGAGAAATAATATTCTATGCATATCAAGGGGGACAATTATGATAAATGTATTTAAATTATTCCATATTTTGTACCATCAAAACTTCTTTTAGGTTGTACCTCAGGAAATTATAGCTATGTAGTAGCTTCTCTCTATTTGTTATTTGAACTCGTTGTGTTTCCATACGCTCTAAATACAGCTGTAGGGCAGCTCGATGAGATCTTAAGTTTTTCTGGCGATCCTTTTTAAAATAGATGATTAGGATTAATGAAATACAACAACTGAGTAATAGAATTAAAACCGCCATAACCTACCTCCCTTCTTAAAATTTAAAAAATTTTTCTATAGCTAAAATGCCAAAGTGTTTAGTTCCCTAAGGCACTTCGGCATAAGATAAACCATCACATGATGTGCTAAAAAAACAATTGTTTTACGAGGTCGTAACCTGCTACTTTATTTGTTCAAAATTTCACTTACATGATGCGATAACATTTTTTTTCCTGCTAAGTACATGCCCTCAGCATACTTTAATCCATCTGGCTCAAGCCATTTGGTTGTTTCACTATAATTATTTCCTCGAATAGAAACTACAGGATTCATTAAAGTCGCTGTAGCACGCGTTCTTGATGAATAGGCCAGTACTTTTTCTTTTTCTAAAGCACCATCGATTTCTAAATCAGATTTCATAGCTCCCAAATATTGCGCCTCTGGGCTACCACCAATAGATAATTTACCTCTTGTAAAATTTACATGACTTGACAAACCTACAGATTGTCTAGACTTATCGAACATGGCTGTAATACCCTTACCCGTTTTTTCATCGGATACTGCATAGGCATCTGCTAAACGATAATTCACAAATAGTTTCACTTTGGCTTGATCACCAATATTCCAATCGGTACCTAATTCGGAGAAAACAAACACCAAAGAAACATCTGCAATTAAAGCATCACCCAATTCTTTCGATAAATTTTGAGGTGTCTTATCAAAACCTGCCATTTTAGACGAAAAAGCGTTTCTTTCTTTATAAAAATAAGAATAATTTGTAGGTACGACAGCTATGATGCCTGTCATATCAGTTTCAAATAATTTTGGCCCAGTAGCTTTTTCCCAACCTTTAAACACTTCTGTTTTTTCAGCTTCGTCGATGGTGATTATTTCAAATCCGTTGTTTTTAAAATCCGTCAAAAATTCAGCATATAACTTATCTGCTGTTTCTTGAATAGCATCGCCATTTAAAGTGGCTAAACCCACTGCTGCTTTTGCTTTTGCCGCATTTGTAATGGTTCTCCCAAAACCTGTAGCTTTTCGTTCGTCAACCGCTTCTTTATAAATTTCAAAATTTATAGTAAAGCTCGATATAAAAATTTTTTTTGATCCATCGCCTACTTTATTTGATTTATAACCCTCGCTTTTGGGTTTAAATTCGCCTAATTCTTGTGCATTAAGTGATGTACATGCAAGAAGAAAAACGGAAAGAACTAAAAGTTTAAAATTTGTTTCCATAAGGTTGAAGTTTAAAATTGATTTCATCAAAATTCAACAAAAATGAAACACAAGAACATAGGGCAATTGCCTTATATTGGTTAGAATTCTAAAAAGGGAAGTTTTTTTTGAAGCGATTGCATCTTAGTTTCTAATTTTTTTAAAAACTGTTGATGCGCCTCTGAATCTGGATGAAAAGATTTGTGTTGCCATCCTTTTTGAATGCTGTCTATCTCCACCATAGTGGCTTGAGCCGCCTCGGAAATCCAAACATAGGTGAATTTTTCCCAGATATACTGTATGGCTAAGCTATTAGGATGTACCATATCTTCGGCGTAAAAACGATAATCCCGAAGTTCGTCCATCATAATTTCGTAACTGGGGAATAAGAGCCCCCTACCCCCCAAAGGGGGAACTTCACTTAGACTCCGCTCAGCGACCGCATTCAGTAAAAGTGGGGAGTTTAAAATTTTATGTAAAGCTGTCATTAAATGTGCCTTGCTTAGTTGGTTTTCTGTGAAACCGTCTTTTAAGTGGCGGACTGGAGATATGGTAAATATAAACTGTATGTTATCATTGATGGTCTTAATAATAGCTATGGTATTTGTCAAGCTTTTCTCGATATCTTCTACCGACAATAGTTTTTTGGAAAACTCCTTTTGTGGAACTTTATGGCAATTGGCAACTATGGTATTCGATAACTTAGTTTCATATACCCAAGCCGTTCCTAAAGTAATGACAATGTGTGTTGCTTTTTTAAGTTGACCTAAGGTCTTTTCTAAACCTTGATTTAGATGTAAAAGCAACTGCTCTTTGGAGCTTGAGGATAGATCAGAATGCGCCTCAAAACAATGCCAACGCTCATTTAAAAAGAAAATATCTTCTTCTGTATACTTTTGTTGTTTAACCGCTCTTGAAATTAAATTTTCTATCGCTACAGGATGAAACAAAATCCCAAAGGGATTCTGAACCGATTGAAACTTAAAATAATGAAGTTTATCCCCTATATGCTCCACAAAACAAGAACCCAACAACAACAATTGACTGTTATAATCAATTTGATGATGTGCTTTCGCTAATGGTATTTGTGTTTGGAGTTTCAAAGTTTAGTTTCTAGTTTTTGGTTTAAGGTTTTTTTGAATTTGAACTCTTGCACTGAGCCTAGTCGAAGTGTGTACTTGTACTTATACCCATAATTGACCTTGTACTTGTACTTGAGTTTTATCTCAAATAATCTTTCGCCTTCTGTATAGCTTCTTCAATTCCATCCGCATTTTTACCCCCAGCGGTTGCAAAAAACGCTTGGCCACCGCCACCACCTTGAATGTATTTGCCTAGTTCTTTAACCACCGTTACGGCGTTTAAGTTCCTAGCAGCTACTAATTCTTTTGATATGTAGCAAGACAATACCACTTTACCCTCATTTTCAGCAGCCAATACTAAAAACAAATTGTCTTTATTTTGGCCCATTTCAAAGGATACATCTTTGATACCCGCAGCGTCTACATCTACTTTTTTAGCTAGAAAATCAATTCCGTTTAGGCTTTGTATTTCCGTTTGCAAATCGCCTTTTAGGTTTTTGGCTTTATCTTTTTGTAAGCTTTCAATTTCTTTTTTAAGTTTTGAGTTTTCCTCTTGTAAACTGGTAATTGTTTTAACAGGATTGCTCGCATTACTCAATAAGGCCTTAACTTCCGATAAAATTCTATTATTTTCAAAGTAGAATTCTTTGGCCGCATTGGCCGTAATCGCTTCAATTCTGCGAATCCCTGAAGCCACTGCGCCCTCAGAGGTAATCTTAAAATGCCAGATATCCCCTGTGTTTTTTACATGGGTACCCCCACAAAGTTCTATTGATTTCCCAAAACGGATGGTACGTACCGCATCCCCATATTTTTCGCCAAATAATGCCATGGCGCCTGCATCAATAGCCTGTTGCATGGGTACAGCTCTATTTTCTTGTAAGGGTAAATTGCCATCAATGCGCGCATTTACGAAATTTTCAACGTCGATCAATTGTTCAGCCGTGACCTTAGAAAAGTGTGAAAAATCGAAACGCAAATATTTTGAATGTACTGCTGAACCTTTTTGTTCTACATGGGTACCTAAAATTTCACGCAAGGCTTGGTGTAATAAATGCGTAGCCGTATGGTTCGCTTCCGTGCTTTGACGTTGTTTTTCATCGACCACGGCTTTAAAGGTTTCTGTTACATTATCCGGTAAATTTTCGCTAAAATGAATAATCTCGTTATTCTCTTTTTTGGTATCTGTAATATAAATAATAGTTCCGTTGCTGGCTTCTAAATAACCTTTATCGCCTACTTGTCCGCCGCCTTCAGGATAAAATGGTGTTACATTAAATACCAACTGAAACTGCTCTCCGTCTTTCTTAGAAGTCACTTTGCGGTATTTCACCAATTTTACATTAGTTTGTAATAGGTCGTAGCCCACAAATTCTTGCTCCATATCTTTTGAAAGTACGGTCCAATCTTCTTTTGATATTTCGGAAGCCGAACGCGAACGGTTTTTTTGCTCTTGCATCGCCTTATCAAATCCTTTTTCATCAAGAGAAAAACCTCTTTCTT
The sequence above is drawn from the Cellulophaga sp. Hel_I_12 genome and encodes:
- the alaS gene encoding alanine--tRNA ligase → MNSQEIRSKYLEFFKDKNHKIVASAPMVIKDDPTLLFTNSGMNQFKEFFLGNTEPKHLRVADTQKCLRVSGKHNDLEEVGKDTYHHTMFEMLGNWSFGDYFKVEAIAWAWEFLTEVCKIDKNSLYVTVFEGSNDADQLGQDAEALELWKKIVPESQILFGNKKDNFWEMGDQGPCGPCSEIHVDIRSDEEKAKVSGASLVNNDHPQVVEIWNLVFMQYNRKANGQLEVLPAKHVDTGMGFERLCMVMQGVKSNYDTDVFTPIIREIETITNSSYGKSEETDIAIRVIADHIRAVSFSIADGQLPSNTGAGYVIRRILRRAIRYGFTFLDTKEPFMYRLVKTLSDTMGKSFPELKSQKGLIENVIKEEENSFLKTLDQGLVLLDTMIASSKSKEIDGRKAFELYDTYGFPIDLTALILQERGFSLDEKGFDKAMQEQKNRSRSASEISKEDWTVLSKDMEQEFVGYDLLQTNVKLVKYRKVTSKKDGEQFQLVFNVTPFYPEGGGQVGDKGYLEASNGTIIYITDTKKENNEIIHFSENLPDNVTETFKAVVDEKQRQSTEANHTATHLLHQALREILGTHVEQKGSAVHSKYLRFDFSHFSKVTAEQLIDVENFVNARIDGNLPLQENRAVPMQQAIDAGAMALFGEKYGDAVRTIRFGKSIELCGGTHVKNTGDIWHFKITSEGAVASGIRRIEAITANAAKEFYFENNRILSEVKALLSNASNPVKTITSLQEENSKLKKEIESLQKDKAKNLKGDLQTEIQSLNGIDFLAKKVDVDAAGIKDVSFEMGQNKDNLFLVLAAENEGKVVLSCYISKELVAARNLNAVTVVKELGKYIQGGGGGQAFFATAGGKNADGIEEAIQKAKDYLR
- a CDS encoding GSCFA domain-containing protein, producing the protein MKLQTQIPLAKAHHQIDYNSQLLLLGSCFVEHIGDKLHYFKFQSVQNPFGILFHPVAIENLISRAVKQQKYTEEDIFFLNERWHCFEAHSDLSSSSKEQLLLHLNQGLEKTLGQLKKATHIVITLGTAWVYETKLSNTIVANCHKVPQKEFSKKLLSVEDIEKSLTNTIAIIKTINDNIQFIFTISPVRHLKDGFTENQLSKAHLMTALHKILNSPLLLNAVAERSLSEVPPLGGRGLLFPSYEIMMDELRDYRFYAEDMVHPNSLAIQYIWEKFTYVWISEAAQATMVEIDSIQKGWQHKSFHPDSEAHQQFLKKLETKMQSLQKKLPFLEF